A genomic segment from Leptolyngbya boryana PCC 6306 encodes:
- a CDS encoding glycosyltransferase: MPAPYLPTVPTDEEKFAFIEPRGSWLGLVGLISLATFCLITVRSFHPNLLFALYACFAALYFVRVAFWAFGAFFAKSFDYDRHQKYRSVFDQTPSVDIFLPNCGEDIAVIVNQLKAVRDIDYPNYRVYVLDDKGRDDVWFATEALRFHYISREDKGYLKKAGNLRHAFAQTSGELILVLDADFVPRPDILTETVFRFQMNQELAILQTPQYFNNATSQKNQTPAQLGLGFFQEAFYRLVQNFRDRAGAAICCGSCAIYRRTALEPHGGGAPVERSEDVHTGWMLLSDGWTVEYLPLNLSAGLSPEGIKSLFNQHYRWCSGSYSLTCSEGFWGKPNIPLRVKWIYYSAFHYYTTSGLGVLLHAIPIFLGLWIAADIPNPFVARIGSSSIVLVLVASALWAKSRWGLFVPVMGMAVSYTHLVALLDVIFGEIAPWVPSGVKSASNGRFERFIWLIATVPALLFGIALSIALYRHVEFQRAVFPVGWMGLQMVVSWLVLAELRHETK; this comes from the coding sequence ATGCCCGCTCCCTACCTGCCTACCGTCCCCACCGACGAAGAAAAGTTTGCTTTTATAGAACCGCGCGGGAGTTGGCTAGGATTGGTCGGATTGATCAGCCTAGCCACTTTTTGTTTGATTACGGTTCGCTCGTTTCATCCAAATTTACTCTTTGCCCTCTATGCCTGTTTTGCCGCACTCTATTTTGTGAGAGTTGCGTTTTGGGCATTTGGTGCATTCTTTGCCAAGTCGTTTGACTACGATCGACATCAGAAATACAGATCAGTCTTTGATCAAACGCCATCTGTTGATATCTTCTTGCCGAACTGCGGTGAAGATATCGCAGTAATCGTGAATCAATTGAAGGCTGTTCGTGACATTGACTATCCGAACTATCGGGTTTACGTCCTGGACGATAAAGGGCGCGATGATGTTTGGTTTGCCACAGAAGCATTGAGATTCCATTACATCTCTCGTGAGGATAAAGGCTACTTGAAGAAGGCAGGCAATTTGCGCCACGCTTTCGCCCAGACTTCAGGAGAGCTAATTTTAGTCTTAGATGCTGATTTCGTTCCACGTCCTGACATTCTGACCGAGACAGTGTTTCGGTTCCAAATGAACCAGGAATTAGCGATTCTGCAAACTCCGCAATATTTCAACAATGCCACTTCCCAGAAAAATCAGACCCCAGCCCAACTCGGCTTAGGTTTCTTCCAGGAAGCGTTCTACAGATTAGTGCAGAATTTCCGCGATCGCGCAGGAGCTGCAATCTGTTGCGGCTCATGTGCAATCTATCGACGTACAGCGTTAGAACCGCATGGCGGTGGTGCTCCGGTCGAACGAAGCGAAGATGTGCATACGGGTTGGATGCTGTTATCCGATGGCTGGACTGTTGAATATTTGCCTTTGAATCTTTCAGCAGGACTATCCCCAGAGGGCATCAAATCGCTGTTCAATCAGCATTATCGCTGGTGTAGCGGTTCGTATTCCTTGACCTGCTCGGAGGGCTTTTGGGGTAAGCCGAATATTCCATTGCGCGTCAAATGGATTTACTACAGCGCGTTTCACTATTACACAACGAGCGGATTAGGAGTATTGCTTCACGCGATTCCGATTTTCTTGGGACTGTGGATTGCTGCGGATATTCCAAACCCGTTTGTTGCTCGAATTGGTTCTTCGTCGATCGTGTTAGTTCTTGTTGCCTCGGCATTATGGGCGAAATCCCGATGGGGGCTGTTTGTCCCCGTAATGGGCATGGCTGTGAGCTACACGCATCTAGTCGCTTTGCTGGATGTAATCTTTGGTGAGATTGCGCCGTGGGTTCCGTCAGGCGTGAAAAGTGCCTCGAATGGACGGTTTGAACGATTTATCTGGCTGATTGCGACAGTTCCCGCATTGCTATTTGGGATTGCTTTGTCGATCGCGCTTTATCGCCATGTTGAATTTCAGCGCGCAGTGTTTCCGGTCGGCTGGATGGGATTGCAGATGGTTGTTTCGTGGCTTGTCCTAGCGGAATTACGACACGAAACGAAATAG